One region of Cyanobacteriota bacterium genomic DNA includes:
- a CDS encoding phospholipid carrier-dependent glycosyltransferase, which yields MPILIAVFVISSIFLGFDIWSFPLISPDEPRYAETAREMIERGQYIVPYCDYLPRFDKPILFYWFELISFKVFGLNEFAARLPSVFAGAGLVSLAFLLGSLQSYGLIAAAIMLTSLKIFVLAKLAITDMTLAFFICAAISFFYLSYRDRLEIKQRFALGAKRSSTWLILSFVMMGFGVLCKGPVAFVLPAIIVFGFLIYEKELVTFVADTWLDIAFGFLIFLAMTLPWYIAVHLMTDGAFTKEFFLSHNLSRFTEVHTGHSAPFWFYFPVVIAGVFPWTFFLFQAILYKDSNQGLNLRSDSAKATHQVHFCLLWAAVVFVFFSLSKTKLPTYILPLYLPLALVLARWWSVKFKVVKGNGYKNLDALIGCALFALVIIITDLLLAFVFKAKILEVYSASVFMPIAIISFLFISASIIAMTAILSNGRFAFMVILIASSISYLVAVHFIMKPFAYARDAGTKAFVQMLEPDDRLVSYGAHRASFEFYGKREVPKLNHVALFQYLEEGPGYFVTHHRYLRKFNKYSNKHKTKEGPLYTKDPATSDLYFIGKSNN from the coding sequence TTGCCGATACTAATAGCTGTATTTGTCATCTCAAGTATTTTTCTTGGTTTTGATATTTGGTCATTTCCATTAATTAGTCCTGATGAACCTCGATATGCCGAGACTGCTCGAGAGATGATAGAACGCGGACAGTATATAGTTCCGTATTGCGATTATTTGCCACGTTTTGATAAACCGATTTTGTTTTATTGGTTTGAATTAATATCTTTCAAAGTTTTTGGACTTAATGAGTTTGCTGCGCGCTTGCCTTCAGTATTTGCAGGGGCTGGTTTAGTATCATTGGCATTTTTATTAGGGAGCTTGCAGAGTTATGGTTTGATAGCTGCAGCGATCATGCTTACTAGTCTCAAGATTTTTGTTCTTGCCAAGCTTGCTATTACTGATATGACGCTTGCGTTTTTTATCTGCGCGGCGATTAGCTTCTTCTATCTAAGTTATAGAGACCGATTGGAGATTAAACAAAGATTTGCTTTGGGCGCCAAGCGTAGCTCTACATGGTTGATTCTTTCTTTTGTGATGATGGGTTTTGGTGTGCTTTGTAAGGGACCAGTTGCTTTTGTCTTGCCTGCCATTATTGTTTTTGGATTTTTAATCTATGAAAAAGAATTAGTGACTTTTGTTGCTGATACTTGGCTTGATATTGCTTTTGGTTTTTTGATATTCTTGGCAATGACCTTGCCTTGGTATATTGCAGTACATTTGATGACTGATGGTGCATTCACCAAGGAATTCTTTTTGAGTCATAACCTTAGTCGTTTTACTGAAGTGCACACTGGGCATAGTGCGCCGTTTTGGTTTTATTTTCCAGTTGTTATTGCTGGAGTTTTTCCATGGACTTTCTTTTTGTTTCAAGCAATTTTGTATAAGGACTCAAATCAGGGACTTAACTTGCGCTCTGATTCAGCCAAAGCTACTCACCAAGTGCATTTTTGCTTGCTTTGGGCAGCTGTGGTCTTTGTGTTTTTTAGTTTGTCCAAGACTAAACTGCCTACTTATATATTGCCGCTATATTTGCCGCTGGCTCTGGTGCTGGCACGTTGGTGGTCTGTTAAGTTCAAAGTAGTTAAAGGTAATGGCTACAAAAATCTTGATGCACTTATTGGTTGCGCTTTGTTTGCCTTGGTCATTATTATTACTGATTTGTTGCTTGCCTTTGTTTTTAAAGCCAAGATACTTGAGGTTTATTCAGCTTCTGTGTTTATGCCAATTGCGATAATTTCATTTTTGTTTATTTCGGCTTCAATCATTGCGATGACTGCCATTCTCAGTAATGGACGCTTTGCTTTTATGGTGATTTTGATTGCTAGTTCAATAAGCTATTTGGTAGCGGTGCATTTTATAATGAAACCTTTTGCTTATGCTCGTGATGCAGGTACTAAGGCTTTTGTGCAGATGCTTGAGCCTGATGATAGATTGGTGAGCTATGGCGCTCATAGAGCCAGTTTTGAGTTCTATGGCAAGCGAGAAGTCCCCAAGCTGAATCACGTTGCGTTGTTTCAATATCTGGAAGAAGGACCAGGTTACTTTGTTACTCACCACCGTTACTTGCGCAAATTTAATAAGTATTCTAATAAACACAAGACTAAAGAAGGTCCTTTGTATACCAAGGATCCAGCTACTAGTGATTTGTATTTTATTGGTAAGTCTAATAATTAA
- a CDS encoding thymidine phosphorylase: MSVTETKTSASPEMLKLIEAKRQGQAHSIDELSWFINHLSEIPDYQITAWLMATCINGLSDEETINLTKNMAYSGHVLTLKREAEHVHNDGHEHDKDNCHSIHVNHSRGFVDKHSTGGVGDKVTLVLAPILASLGFKISKFSGRSLGHTGGTIDKLETIPGFKTDLTMKQFEKQIKEIGIALASQSTEFAPADKRLYSLRDRTATVQSIPLIASSVMSKKIAGGADIVLLDVKVGSGAFMKDVKTAKELAKLMVKIGKAVNLNTKAILSNMDQPLGSAVGNGPELVEAISLLEGNCDNDLYELVMELASSIASTIEIDDVIRSGKAYVKFTEWIEAQGGDMSKIKEATSAKFFLEYRADQLGYVKELDALKIGQAIHELSYSPKADGSYDIDNAAGLWLKAKIGDEVHPGDILFAVQGNDEAALADTANKIIDAYLFSEHKVKKPKLVFKRYS, from the coding sequence ATGTCTGTTACAGAAACCAAAACTAGCGCAAGCCCAGAGATGCTCAAGCTCATCGAAGCTAAAAGACAAGGGCAGGCTCATAGTATTGATGAACTGTCTTGGTTTATTAATCACCTCAGTGAGATTCCAGACTATCAAATTACAGCTTGGCTAATGGCTACTTGCATTAATGGACTCAGTGATGAGGAGACTATCAACCTCACCAAAAACATGGCCTACAGTGGTCACGTACTCACGCTCAAGCGCGAAGCGGAGCATGTACATAATGATGGTCATGAGCACGACAAGGACAATTGTCATAGTATTCACGTTAATCATTCTAGAGGTTTTGTAGACAAACATAGTACCGGCGGAGTTGGCGACAAAGTCACTCTAGTACTGGCTCCCATCCTTGCTTCATTGGGCTTCAAGATTTCTAAATTCTCAGGTCGCTCCCTTGGTCACACCGGCGGTACCATAGACAAACTTGAAACTATTCCTGGTTTCAAAACTGACCTGACAATGAAACAGTTTGAAAAACAAATCAAAGAAATTGGCATTGCACTAGCTTCACAAAGCACAGAGTTTGCACCTGCCGACAAACGCCTCTACTCTCTTAGGGATCGAACTGCCACAGTCCAATCAATTCCTTTAATCGCTTCAAGCGTCATGTCCAAAAAAATTGCGGGTGGTGCAGATATTGTTTTACTTGATGTCAAAGTTGGCTCAGGTGCCTTCATGAAAGACGTGAAAACAGCCAAGGAACTTGCCAAGCTCATGGTCAAAATTGGCAAAGCCGTGAATCTAAACACCAAAGCTATTCTCAGCAATATGGATCAACCACTTGGTTCAGCGGTGGGTAATGGTCCTGAGCTAGTAGAAGCAATCTCTTTACTAGAAGGCAATTGCGACAATGATCTCTACGAGCTAGTAATGGAGCTGGCTAGCTCTATTGCAAGTACCATTGAAATAGATGATGTAATTAGATCTGGTAAGGCCTATGTCAAATTTACTGAATGGATCGAAGCACAAGGTGGTGACATGAGTAAAATCAAAGAAGCCACTAGCGCAAAGTTCTTCCTAGAATACCGCGCTGATCAGTTAGGTTATGTCAAAGAACTTGACGCCCTTAAAATCGGACAAGCGATTCATGAACTTTCATACAGCCCCAAGGCTGACGGTAGTTATGATATCGACAACGCAGCTGGACTTTGGCTCAAAGCCAAGATTGGTGATGAGGTTCATCCTGGTGATATTCTTTTTGCAGTACAAGGCAATGATGAAGCTGCTCTTGCGGATACAGCAAACAAGATCATTGATGCTTATTTATTTTCTGAGCACAAAGTCAAGAAGCCGAAGTTGGTTTTTAAGAGATATAGCTAG